The following nucleotide sequence is from Aspergillus luchuensis IFO 4308 DNA, chromosome 1, nearly complete sequence.
AGTTGGAtcaaggtggatgatgacgatgggaagttgaggaagaagagaagcgcgGCGAGACACGCGGGGAAACTAAACCCTTTCGGGCCGGAAGCGCGCGGACGGCAAAGGGAAATTATCCTCAGCGTCAAAAACGTCGCCCGAGCGAATAATGACCGTCCGTTGATCAGTCCGACTTTCTATCTGAAAAGTACCGGTAAGCCTAGTCTGGTTTCACTCTGTTTCACAACGTGGGTCCCTCAGGGATTCTTCTTGGCTCACGTTGTGGCGTTGCATTGAAGCTCCCCGCCCCAGCTCTTCCGCTGTTAAATAGAAGCCAACAAACATACAGTCGCGAGATGGACCTAGACTAATTGGTTCCTACAGAAGCTCTCAATTGATCGGTCTTACCGGATTCCCTCAGGGTTGGAGGTCTGACATCATGTCTTCCCTAGCTGGTCTTGTCCAGCCCACCACCAGACAGCTGCTGACTGGCGCTGCTCTGCTGTTCTTGACGGCATTCTACTCGCCACTGacggtgctgatgctgacgCCAGTATATGGCTCGGCTCCTGCCCATATCTTCCATGGCTATGGAGTGGCACTTGTTGGCGCTGCTGGATGGTTCCCTAAGGACTACATCCAGCGATTGACCGGCCGCCGGGCTCTTTTCCTGCTCCCTGTTGTGGCATTCTGGGTTCCTACCCTTCAGAGCTTCTTGTTCGCATCAAGCTCCGTGATGGGAAACCCCTTCGGAGCTGTAGTCACCGAGGTCATCTCCTACTACCCTTTGCTTCTGCTCTCTGTGGCTTGTGCTGGTAAGCTGGTGCAGTCGGGCTTGGATCTGGGCCGACACGGTGATGCAGTCGCTGAGCACGTTCCTCTCGTGGTCTCCTATGTCCTCTACAAGACCGGCGAGAAGTTCGCCAAAGCATTCCTGGCCAAGTTCATTGGAacaaccttcttcttttctcgcGCTGGTCTCCAACTCTTGCTTCCAGTCTTCTACACCGCTATTGCTCCTTCCaagttcctcctcttcgctaTTCCCTCCCTTCTGTTCTCCATGACGTCCAATGTCCACATGAACTCTGGAGCCTTGAACTCTTTCCTCAACGAGGAGGGATTCGCCCTTGTTGCCCGCCAGGACTCCACCACCGGCTACATCTCCGTCTTGGACAATTTGAATGATGGGTTCCGTGTCATGCGTTGCGACCACAGCCTGCTCGGCGGCCAGTGGACCAAAATGCCCAACAACTACAACCCTGCCGTTATGGATCCGATCTACTCGGTCTTCACCATGCTCGAGGCCGTCCGTCTGGTTGAAACCGACCACGGCGAGCCCCGCGTAGATGCCAACAGCAAGGCACTCGTCATGTAAGCTCATCAGCGACCCCCTCTTATTCAGACACCTAACCTCTCCCAGCGGCCTCGGTGTCGGCACCACCCCCTCTGCCCTAATCCACCACGGCATCGAGACCACCATCGTGGAACTCGACCCTGTCGTGCACAAGTTCGCCACCGAATACTTCCACCTTCCCTCGAACCACATCGCCGCCATCGAAGACGCCACCGCCTTCGTGAAGCGCACTCCCCCAGCCCAGTACGACTACATCGTCCACGATGTCTTCACCGGAGGCGTCGAGCCCCTCGAGCTCTTCACTCTCGAGTTCCTCGAAAGCCTATCCTCCCTTCTCAAGGACGACGGAGTCATCGCCATTGTAagtccccctccccttcaatcTCCCATCACCCCTCAAACtaaccccccccccaaagAACTACGCCGGCGACATCTCCCTCTACCCCGCCGCCCTAACCGTCCGCACCATCAAATACGTCTTCCCGACCTGCCGCATCTTCCGCGAAgcctccgactccgaccTCACCACCGACTTCACCAACATGGTGATCTTCTGCAAGAAGAGCTCCGCCACGCCGCTCACCTTCCGCGATCCCGTTTCTGCCGATTACATGGGCAGCAAGTTCCGCCAGATGTATCTGATGCCTAAGGTCGAGATTGACGCGAGTCGCTTCGAGACTATCGAGAAGGGCGGTCGTCGTGTCCTTCACTCTATGAACACCCACCTGCTTCATAAGTACCAGGATCGGTCGGCTCTCGAGCATTGGAATATTATGCGTCATGTGTTGCCTGATTTTGTTTGGGAGAATTGGTGATGGTTTtgatactatactatactttCGAGTATGTAATTTTTTACTGTGTCTCTGAGAGATAGATTGATTAGTGgtttttgttgttgtggtttcGGATATTTGTATTCCTAGTATTAGGTGTGGTTTCGGGTGGTTATGCCataatataactttataatatCATGATTTAGTTTTGAGTTTGGGAGACTAGTATAGTGTCTGCTCTGTCTTTAAAATCACACCCAACACAGAGTATACAAATGAAGCTATTCAATATCTATTTCTCAATACCCACAAGTCGGACTCCAAAGCAACGCTAACGAAGAGAAGTCTTTCAACCAACCATGTTCAAGAGCTAAAAAGCAAGCACcgtaaaataagaaaagcaGTAAATACTATCGAAAAAATTcattcatctttctccaactcctaagaaaagagaaacaaaaaaaaaagccagCCTAATCCATTCTGGTATCAcaaacagcaacagcagcagcaacgagaaagcagcagcagtaacaaCAACGAGATGTCACCAAGCCAGCCAGGCCACAATCCCCCCGCGTTAGTTATAATCACTCATTCCAAATatgttatgtatgtactGCATCGTGAATGTGTGAaaatgaaaagagaaagagggaataaaagtgaaaaagagaaaggaaaagaataaaattacaatccaacatcaacatcaacatgaaCAATGACCGCCATAATGACAGGAATaaatcaaaaaaaaaaaaaaaaaaagaagaagaaacagcatCTACTACCCATCGCCGGTGTATCggtttatcttttttttgttacGCTGATGGGCTGCCGCGGGGACTTGCCCCGGGTTTCTTGACCAGGCCGGCGAAGAAGTTCGCTAGTGCTTGGTTGTGGGCTTTTTCGTCGCcggcggatgatgagagagtttcttttctttgggAGCGGCTGGCTTCACGTTCCtgtttggggttggggtggttAGAGATATGCTGGGTTGGGATaggggatggtgaggggGTAATCTTACCTTTAGCTTGCGGAGCATGTCGTCTGCGTCGACTTGGATTCCTCCCATGTTGAATTGTACGGGACCGATATGTTCATTGACTCGTCCGTTGTCGTCTAATGGGGACATCTCGAGCTGGGGCACCTTCTTCGCGGCGCGGTCTTTCTCGTCCTCCGCCTTCAGTTGCTCTAGGACCTCGAGCTGCTTCGTGAGGAAGCTCTGCATATCGGATGTGTCCACTTCGATCTTGTTTCCGTTCCGTTGGCTGCCTGTTAGAGCCATTGATGTGTCGCGCTTCGGGTCCTGGATGGTTTGCTCGAAGATCGCTACGGCGCTGGTTCCGTCGTCCACTGCGTTTGCTGTTTGTTCGTCGGAGTTGCGATCGTCCACGCCGTTCGTGAGTGGCTCCGGGGGATCCTGAATCTCGATCGACCATGCTGTCGATATGCCTTCCATGTCAAAGCCTTCACGGATGATTCGGATCTTGCCCCAAGAATCCCAATTCGAGGGAACCAGGATCTTGTCCCGGTCGATCACGTTGTGCTTGAGAGACTGTCTTTTTAGGAGAGAGTGTATGCCGAGGGAGGAGTGTATTAGGCTCTGCAAGGAGTTTGCGAGGAACGGAGTGGTGTAGATCAACGATGCGCCGTCTGTTTATGTTAAAACCGGATCTCAACTGGTATTGGCTGCTGTACTTACGCTTGAGTAGTAGTGTTCTCATGAACTGAAGGATGAAGTCGAATTGCTCTTCGTGCCATCCGTgatccttctccagcttttCAATCTTGTCCGCCTGCATAGAAATTGTCAATATAGAGACTTGCCGGGAGCCTGAAGTAGTTCAACATACCCCTTGGCAGACCACACACATGGGGATTCCAAGCCCCTCATCCCACTCGCCTGGCCCCAGCGGTATCGTCACAGGACCTCCGGAGCTGGTAAATCCTTGTGCCCCTCCTGAACTCGGATCCGTGCCTCGTTTCCGGTCCCTCCACTCTGTGAGATTCTCTTCCATGACGATCTTCGTCTCATCGTCGAGCGATATCAGCACGTGTCGAAGAAGACGGACCCATTCCCGGAGTCGCCGAATCCATGTCCATGGGTCCGACCAATCCAGTAGGATCACGACGAGTGTTTCCGGAATCGATTGAGGGGTCAGGAGCGGCTTGAGGAGGGGAGCGAAAGATAGAGACGGTTCAGAGAGTAGGTATGCAGAGACGCGCGCCAGAGTATCTATTCGCAGGAACACCTTTTGTTTAGCCACCCAGAGCCCACCAGTCAGCCAAACTCGAGGAACAATTACCTTCGTGGTCCGCATCCAGCACATCCTGATATGTATATCCCAAAGCGAACTGGTTGGCTACCGGCGGTACCCTCCCCTTTCGCTTATCGTTCGACAGACTAGGATCGGAAGAATCGGCGGCGAGTGTGTCTAGAAATTCTCTTTGACTCTCAGGCGTGCCTCCTGGAAATCAGTCCAAGTATTAGCGACCCAGCCCGAAAACAGTAAAACGTCCATGCCGCTCGACGGCGGCAGAAACCAGGTCTTCGCACCTAAGATAAGCAGATTCTTCTCAGGCAAACGCTTTCCATTCGCGACACTATCCAGCATAGAAGACCAGATGTTCTTCTTAGGTCCATCCTTGCTCGACGGCCGGCTATTGTTTCCGGTGCCGAATCTGGAGCCGGGGATCTGGCTTGACGCAGACATCGTCTGTTCGATTTCGACTATTTTCAGTTGGCGCAGACCATGCCATATAACGTCCGAATAATTGTGAAGCTAGTCCGACGGCTTTGACGCGTGAGCCGCGGagtttggaggagatggtggatatCGGTCCAGGCAAGCGGATTTGGGGTCAGGGGAATCTGGCGTTGGGGACGATCTCTTGTAGCGATTAACGGCGGGTCCGTGGCCAAATTGCCCACCCGGATGAGCGGTATCGTAGGTAAGCCCGCTGTTGCTATCTGAATCACAcaggtggtgggggttgtCAGTACAAGAGGAAGGCGGTTTAGTCGAGAAATACGTTAAGTTGCACTCCAGTAAACAATCCAAAGTGTCGGCGTTCTTGCGGGTGGGACCCTCCCGCGGAGCCAGCCCGTGATGAGCTGAACCCGCCAGCttttctgctgcttcctgtccctccttctcagccacTCACTTTCTTGCTTCGCCAGCGCAATTCAGCTGTGGTCTTATTTGACCCTTTTTTGTTTCCGAGGGGTGTATAAGCTCGCGTCTGCGGCCCTCTATTcaataatgaataatatcCGCCAAATTCAAGCGCTCAACAAGCGGGAGCTTGAAAATGCCATGTATGTCACGCTTATTTGCAGCTCAACCTATTGGTCTCTTTGCTAACCATTGTGGACTGCCTCAGATCCCCGGAAGCTTCCTGGCACGCAGACTACAGAGACACTGCTTACATATACATCGGTGGGCTACCATACGATTTATCCGAGGGTGATATTATAACCATCTTTTCGCAATACGGTGAGCCCGTGCACATTAATTTGGTGCGCGACAAAGAGACCGGAAAGAGTCGAGGCTTTTGCTTTCTGAAATACGAGGATCAGCGCAGTACAGATCTCGCTGTCGATAACCTTGGTGGGGCAACAGTGCTGGGGAGAGTGCTGCGTGTGGACCACGTGAGGTACAAGCGGcgcgatgacgaggaggaaacAGACAATGTCGCAAAGCTCATGGGTGATACGGACACCAAGGATCATGATGACAGAGATACAGATGATGAgcggagaagacggaggaagagaaggggaagcgaatcaagggaagaggagcccGCGAGACGGCCTCTGCTCAAGGAGGAAATCGAGCTACAGGAGCTGATTAAGAACcacgacgaggaagatccaATGAAGGAATTCCTtatcgaagagaagaaggaggaggtcgcACTCGCTCTGGAAAAGATGCGCAGCAGCGAGAAATCATCTCGGAGACGTGACAGCCGTGAGAGATCAAGCCGCCATCACCGTTCTCACCGCCGGAGACACGACGACGACCGAGATTCGGAGAGAAGACGCAGAGATCGGTCGCCCAGAAGGGAAGAGCGATCTCATAGAGCGAGGTCTCCTTCTAGAAGGGAGAGGTCCGACAGAGACAGGACGCCGGTCGCGTCGCGATCCCCCGACTCCCGACGCTACAGAGATAGACATGATCGACACCGTTAAATGTCTGGAAAAGctatctaaatattaattatgcTAATGAGGACTGAGTCTCTTAACTGATCCTGGGAAAAAGCCATCCAATAAAAGATCTCCAGGATCTTCGTGGCCGAATGCTGCAGTCCGCGCCTGTTCTTGAAATGCAAGTTTGCTGTTTCATCATCCTGCGCCGGCTCATGCGATATCGTGTCCATCTCAGAATCAATGCCGTGGCATGGGCGCATGCATACGGATCTTGCCTGCATCTGGAACAGCTACTACCTTGGTGCAAACCGAATAAGTAGTGCTGCGAACAATCACTCTTTCTCCCGCCGACAGAATCTCAGCTGCCTCCCAAATATCTTTTCCAGCCCTCCCTCAGGCAATACCGCTTTCCATCGTCCCCTTCGCGCAGAACGAACTTCTCCCATCGACCATCCCTGCCGGCGCCGATAACAAGAATGGTCCTATCATCGCGCCAACCTATCACGCCTTTCGACGGGCTCCCATATGAGTTACCCAGTGGCGGGACATAATGCGAGCCGGGTGGTGCTTCCTCCCCCATTTCAAAGTGGGCGCTTGCGAATGAATACACATCAGAGAATACCCTTGGCAATAGCGGAATTTTCCCGAGAATGCCCCATTTCTGGTTTGTTTGTTCTTCGGTCGGGgaagctgcagctggagTACGGTTCGTCGGTAGTCGGGGATGCGGAAGGTCGAACACGTGCAGGGTAGACTTATCCGAAGTTACAGCTAGTAGAAGATTCGAGGGCGAAATGGCAAGAGAGAATATCACCGCATGATCAACACCGCGTCGTAGCTCGGCCATTTTGGTGCAGTTAGCCGTAGAAAAGACGCGGACCAAAGTGCCCTAGATAGAATGCGCCTGGTCAGTAGTCTGCGTCGCATTTATAATAGTAGGGGTAGGGGCGTACCGCTTCACTCGCCGTCGCCAACACTTCACCATCGGGACTCAATGTCATCGCACGCAATGGCGTGCTGTGTGCAGGGATGATGCTGACATTCCCCGTCTCAAGCTCTACCAGTTGGACCTGGCCCGGGGACCGACCTGGAAAGGCGAGCACCTGCTGCCCTAGACAAGCCAGTCCCAGTGGGTTATCCGTTGTCTCGAAATATGAAAGCTTCTGCGGAGGGTTcgagaaggcgaagatgtgGATGCTATTGAGGAGGGCGACAACGATGCGCGACTTGGACAGTCGGACGCCCAGGACCGAGGTGCGGAACTCCAGCGTAATTACTGCTTTCTGTCTTGCGTCATCCCAGATGACCAACTGCGACTGCTGTATGAGTATATATGCTGGGCAAGATAGATACAGAAGTCTGCGCACCTTATTTTGTGGGAACTTTGGCTGTCTCCCTCCGCCAACGATAGCTAGGTAGTTCGTCTGGCCAAGCATCTTGACTACCCCGATGCCGGCATTGAAATCTAGATGGAGCGAACGGCATTAGTGATACGGAGCTGAAGGATGGTGGGGTTGAAGCTATCATGTATACCTCTTGAGACTCTGAGCTCACATGGGTCGGTATTGAAGACTGCATCGAGATCATATTGTTCTTAGCTTGGATATCCCGGAAGGGAATCTATTGCAGGAAGTGCCTGGTTAGGACCTACCACAGAAGCCGGTGTCCAACCCAACTGCGAAGCAGGAGGTATCATTGTTGAATGTAgcagagagtgagagtggcCCCACAGACTCATCGATAACTTGACGGGTGTTCATTCTGGCCACCAGGGAAAGAGGCCATCAGAGCTATGGATGGTAGAAAGGTAGACAGGAAACTAGAAGATCGACAGCGGTCGCTGACCTCACCCGAGCATCAGTAACGTAGATAAGGCCCGGGGGTCCGCTTTTGGCTGGGGGATGCCGGAAGGGCAGCGGATGCCGGGCCAATAGACTGTCTGCGCAGCgtggtgatgttgttcaACGGAGATCAATGCACATCATCTTACACCCAAACAGAAGGCGACGAAGAACTTCTTGATATACTTCGGCAAAGATGAttgagaataagaaaaagaaaaacatgTACTGACAAGGGCGTGATTCGAACCCGCGCGGTTAGTCTACCGTTTTGCGGTTAGGAATATTCCGTAGTCAATACTTAATGTCTCGGAGCCATTGTTTCAGGCCTGAGGCCTAAAATTCCAAGCTTGTATGGTATTTGGGTAATTGCTTACCGCTACGGCGGCCCGCAGCGACccacggcggtggtggaaacGCCTTCTGCTGCCCCCGACCCCTGAGAAGAACTGGGGAGAGCACAGAGGCTAGTAGCCAGACattgcagcaacaaccacTTATGCTTTCATTCAGTTGACTGGTCGCGCTGTACCTCAGAGAACAGGTTAGCGGATAATATGTGACTTGGACTAAAGGAACAAATTCCCTATCGAGTCATAGCACTGGCCGCTGAGTGGAGACCTGAAGTGTGTTCTCTCTCAGTGAAAAGACAATAATTGATGATCAAGGCGTCCCCAGATTGGACAGGTATTATAATGAGTGTTGAAAGAGTACGTAGGTAGGGAGATACCCAAAGACAAGGTCTGGGCATACTAGATGGGATTCATACTGTGTACATTGAAATCGGCAGCTATCTACCTAAGCAATTGAACAAAGCGTTCGTAAGCATGTACCTTAAGTTGCTTAGTAGGGGGATAACTACTAGACTCCATTTACTCCATACAGGAACCGTGCCTGGGAGCCCGCTATCCATGGGAGAGTAACTGAATTGTTTAGAAAAGTGGGAGTGGTACGACCAGTAAGGTATCGATGTATCATCGGTTACATGAGATACCAATATTACCAGCGACCGATCAatctgg
It contains:
- a CDS encoding spermidine synthase (COG:S;~EggNog:ENOG410PGY6;~InterPro:IPR029063;~PFAM:PF01564;~TransMembrane:6 (i21-40o46-63i75-100o112-129i161-181o187-207i)), with protein sequence MSSLAGLVQPTTRQLLTGAALLFLTAFYSPLTVLMLTPVYGSAPAHIFHGYGVALVGAAGWFPKDYIQRLTGRRALFLLPVVAFWVPTLQSFLFASSSVMGNPFGAVVTEVISYYPLLLLSVACAGKLVQSGLDLGRHGDAVAEHVPLVVSYVLYKTGEKFAKAFLAKFIGTTFFFSRAGLQLLLPVFYTAIAPSKFLLFAIPSLLFSMTSNVHMNSGALNSFLNEEGFALVARQDSTTGYISVLDNLNDGFRVMRCDHSLLGGQWTKMPNNYNPAVMDPIYSVFTMLEAVRLVETDHGEPRVDANSKALVIGLGVGTTPSALIHHGIETTIVELDPVVHKFATEYFHLPSNHIAAIEDATAFVKRTPPAQYDYIVHDVFTGGVEPLELFTLEFLESLSSLLKDDGVIAINYAGDISLYPAALTVRTIKYVFPTCRIFREASDSDLTTDFTNMVIFCKKSSATPLTFRDPVSADYMGSKFRQMYLMPKVEIDASRFETIEKGGRRVLHSMNTHLLHKYQDRSALEHWNIMRHVLPDFVWENW
- a CDS encoding dynein family protein (COG:N;~EggNog:ENOG410PJG0;~InterPro:IPR008467,IPR022780;~PFAM:PF05783;~go_component: GO:0005868 - cytoplasmic dynein complex [Evidence IEA];~go_process: GO:0007018 - microtubule-based movement [Evidence IEA]), with amino-acid sequence MSASSQIPGSRFGTGNNSRPSSKDGPKKNIWSSMLDSVANGKRLPEKNLLILGGTPESQREFLDTLAADSSDPSLSNDKRKGRVPPVANQFALGYTYQDVLDADHEDTLARVSAYLLSEPSLSFAPLLKPLLTPQSIPETLVVILLDWSDPWTWIRRLREWVRLLRHVLISLDDETKIVMEENLTEWRDRKRGTDPSSGGAQGFTSSGGPVTIPLGPGEWDEGLGIPMCVVCQGADKIEKLEKDHGWHEEQFDFILQFMRTLLLKHGASLIYTTPFLANSLQSLIHSSLGIHSLLKRQSLKHNVIDRDKILVPSNWDSWGKIRIIREGFDMEGISTAWSIEIQDPPEPLTNGVDDRNSDEQTANAVDDGTSAVAIFEQTIQDPKRDTSMALTGSQRNGNKIEVDTSDMQSFLTKQLEVLEQLKAEDEKDRAAKKVPQLEMSPLDDNGRVNEHIGPVQFNMGGIQVDADDMLRKLKEREASRSQRKETLSSSAGDEKAHNQALANFFAGLVKKPGASPRGSPSA
- a CDS encoding uncharacterized protein (COG:S;~EggNog:ENOG410PJVW;~InterPro:IPR000504,IPR012677,IPR035979;~PFAM:PF00076;~go_function: GO:0003676 - nucleic acid binding [Evidence IEA]); translated protein: MNNIRQIQALNKRELENAISPEASWHADYRDTAYIYIGGLPYDLSEGDIITIFSQYGEPVHINLVRDKETGKSRGFCFLKYEDQRSTDLAVDNLGGATVLGRVLRVDHVRYKRRDDEEETDNVAKLMGDTDTKDHDDRDTDDERRRRRKRRGSESREEEPARRPLLKEEIELQELIKNHDEEDPMKEFLIEEKKEEVALALEKMRSSEKSSRRRDSRERSSRHHRSHRRRHDDDRDSERRRRDRSPRREERSHRARSPSRRERSDRDRTPVASRSPDSRRYRDRHDRHR
- the HSV2 gene encoding phosphatidylinositol-3,5-bisphosphate binding protein HSV2 (COG:U;~EggNog:ENOG410PHY0;~InterPro:IPR015943,IPR001680,IPR036322;~go_function: GO:0005515 - protein binding [Evidence IEA]) encodes the protein MNTRQVIDESVGPLSLSATFNNDTSCFAVGLDTGFCVFNTDPCELRVSRDFNAGIGVVKMLGQTNYLAIVGGGRQPKFPQNKLVIWDDARQKAVITLEFRTSVLGVRLSKSRIVVALLNSIHIFAFSNPPQKLSYFETTDNPLGLACLGQQVLAFPGRSPGQVQLVELETGNVSIIPAHSTPLRAMTLSPDGEVLATASEAGTLVRVFSTANCTKMAELRRGVDHAVIFSLAISPSNLLLAVTSDKSTLHVFDLPHPRLPTNRTPAAASPTEEQTNQKWGILGKIPLLPRVFSDVYSFASAHFEMGEEAPPGSHYVPPLGNSYGSPSKGVIGWRDDRTILVIGAGRDGRWEKFVLREGDDGKRYCLREGWKRYLGGS